Proteins encoded in a region of the Phacochoerus africanus isolate WHEZ1 chromosome 8, ROS_Pafr_v1, whole genome shotgun sequence genome:
- the KLHDC7A gene encoding kelch domain-containing protein 7A, whose product MLPRGGGAEAQDWHLDMQLTGKVVLSAAALLLVTAAYRLYKSRTAPAPLGGRYTAGKETEGSGQPAGQGAVSRLPQQGLKCRRGSKGARVPRGCGWENPGSSGVLVTEVPSKDSEAGETGKSETEGAGEEQGRQCPDADLATTPRGGREAGTPVGGKPELSNCPALCSEPQSSPTGLIAVDSGHSVGGKPPPWQESGPPEQPGPGGPESPHQGWVAHTEGKSDMNKSWVFTHVTGVHREEAGALRAASDMDLALYQQEGATDASYTFSSVARVRVEENFIAAEKAEGIRPRLKGKVYDYYVESTSQATSRDRLAPRTAALAESPPPVSVPGPPGTGAASGGQADDRAGRAETTAPLPPVLPSSTQGFSRKESLLQIVENPELQLQLDGFGDRALACPDQNALLRCPTSSESLGSSSAGSSEKPQVHAVAGTNFFYVPLTPGSAPDVHLDLGNCYEVLTLAKRQNLEALKEAAYKVMSDNYLQVLRSPDIYGCLSGAERELILQRRLRGRKHLVVANICLQEDSSRLCCYDSEQDAWHPLARLPPEAVSRGCAICSLFNYLFVVSGCQGSGHQPSNRVFCYNPLTGIWSEVCPLNQARPHCRLVALDGHLYAIGGECLYTVERYDPRLDRWTFAPPLPNDTFALAHTATACAGEIFVTGGSLRYLLLRFSAQEQRWWAGPTGGGKDRTAEMVAVNGFLYRFDLNRSLGISVYRCSASARLWYECATYRTPYPDAFQCAVVDHLIYCVGRQRTLCFLADSVSPRFVPEELQNFPYPQGTLVPTVLTLPGPDVPQTRV is encoded by the coding sequence ATGCTCCCCAGAGGAGGGGGAGCAGAGGCCCAGGACTGGCATCTGGACATGCAGCTGACAGGCAAGGTGGTGCTGTCTGCCGCTGCCCTGCTCCTGGTGACCGCAGCCTATAGGCTGTACAAGTCGAGGACTGCCCCGGCCCCACTGGGAGGCAGGTACACCGCGGGGAAGGAGACAGAGGGCTCTGGACAGCCTGCTGGCCAGGGGGCTGTTTCCAGGCTGCCCCAGCAAGGCCTGAAATGCCGGCGGGGAAGCAAGGGGGCCCGAGTGCCGCGGGGCTGCGGCTGGGAGAATCCAGGGAGCTCTGGAGTCCTGGTCACGGAAGTCCCTTCCAAAGACTCAGAAGCCGGAGAGACTGGGAAATCTGAGACAGAAGGTGCTGGCGAGGAGCAGGGCAGGCAGTGCCCGGATGCTGACCTGGCAACAACTCCACGCGGTGGCCGGGAAGCCGGAACACCTGTTGGCGGTAAGCCCGAGCTGTCCAATTGCCCCGCTTTGTGCAGTGAACCCCAAAGCTCCCCAACTGGCCTGATTGCAGTGGACAGTGGCCACAGTGTGGGTGGTAAGCCCCCTCCATGGCAGGAGAGCGGACCCCCCGAGCAGCCGGGGCCTGGGGGGCCAGAGTCCCCCCACCAGGGCTGGGTGGCCCACACAGAAGGCAAGAGTGACATGAACAAGAGCTGGGTCTTTACCCATGTGACAGGGGTccacagggaggaggcaggggctcTCCGGGCTGCCTCGGACATGGACCTGGCCCTCTATCAGCAGGAGGGAGCCACTGATGCCTCCTATACCTTCTCGTCAGTGGCCCGGGTTCGAGTGGAGGAGAATTTCATCGCGGCGGAGAAGGCAGAGGGAATCAGGCCCAGGCTGAAGGGCAAGGTGTATGATTACTATGTTGAATCCACCTCTCAGGCCACCTCCAGGGACAGGCTGGCCCCCAGAACAGCAGCCCTGGCTGAATCCCCTCCCCCCGTGTCCGTGCCAGGCCCCCCGGGAACAGGGGCAGCCTCCGGGGGCCAGGCCGATGACAGAGCAGGTAGAGCAGAGACAACCGCCCCCCTGCCGCCTGTGCTGCCATCCTCCACGCAGGGCTTCAGCAGGAAGGAGAGCCTCCTTCAGATCGTGGAGAACCCAGAACTCCAGCTGCAGCTCGATGGCTTTGGGGACCGAGCTCTAGCCTGCCCAGACCAGAATGCTCTGCTCCGCTGCCCCACATCCTCAGAGTCTCTTGGGTCCAGCTCAGCTGGAAGCAGCGAGAAGCCACAGGTGCATGCTGTGGCTGGGACCAATTTCTTCTACGTCCCGCTCACCCCTGGATCAGCCCCCGATGTCCACTTGGACCTGGGCAATTGCTATGAGGTTCTGACCTTGGCCAAGAGGCAGAACCTGGAGGCCCTGAAGGAGGCCGCCTACAAGGTCATGAGCGACAACTACCTCCAGGTCCTGCGAAGCCCGGACATCTATGGGTGCCTGAGCGGGGCAGAGCGGGAGCTGATCCTCCAGCGACGGCTCCGGGGCCGCAAGCACCTGGTGGTGGCCAACATATGTCTCCAGGAAGATTCCAGCCGCCTCTGCTGTTACGACAGTGAGCAAGATGCCTGGCACCCGCTGGCCCGTCTGCCCCCGGAGGCCGTGTCCCGGGGCTGTGCCATCTGTAGTCTCTTCAATTATCTCTTCGTGGTGTCCGGCTGCCAGGGGTCCGGGCACCAGCCCTCCAACCGCGTCTTCTGCTACAATCCGCTGACAGGCATCTGGAGTGAGGTGTGCCCGCTGAACCAGGCTCGGCCGCACTGCCGTCTGGTGGCCCTGGATGGGCACCTGTACGCCATCGGGGGCGAGTGCCTGTACACGGTGGAACGCTATGACCCTCGCCTGGACCGCTGGACTTTTGCCCCACCGCTGCCCAATGACACCTTCGCCCTGGCGCACACGGCCACGGCGTGTGCAGGAGAGATCTTTGTCACCGGCGGCTCGCTGCGTTACCTGCTGCTCCGCTTCTCCGCCCAGGAGCAGCGCTGGTGGGCGGGCCCCACCGGGGGTGGCAAGGACCGCACGGCCGAGATGGTGGCAGTCAATGGCTTTCTCTATCGCTTTGACCTCAACCGCAGCCTGGGCATCAGCGTGTACCGCTGCAGCGCCAGCGCCCGCCTCTGGTACGAGTGCGCCACGTATCGGACCCCTTACCCAGATGCCTTCCAGTGCGCCGTGGTGGACCACCTCATCTACTGCGTGGGGCGCCAGCGCACCCTCTGCTTCCTGGCCGACTCTGTGTCGCCCAGGTTTGTGCCCGAGGAGCTGCAGAACTTCCCCTACCCGCAGGGCACCCTGGTGCCCACTGTCCTGACCTTGCCTGGCCCTGATGTGCCCCAAACCAGAGTCTAG